From a region of the Neobacillus niacini genome:
- a CDS encoding phytoene desaturase family protein yields the protein MDKFDVIMIGSGHNALITAAYLTRAGRSVLVLEKNDRPGGFLRTEELTLPDFKHDVYAAAHPLFTTGPAYADLKEDLEARGLRYLNTNLPTGVSMEDGRTAVLPSSFEDLIAEAERLAPGDGKALAAMFEQLNPFVNDVFGLFNMDLSSPEAAPIIQRLLHHEGGVGYSPFAASLVSTARNTVSSLQSPVTRAMLASWVTHLGRTPDEVGSGIWVPLTVMALMGGGMPTPEGGSEKLVHALAQLIKDKGGEILTETNVERILVENGRAVGVRTSKGKKYRANQAVVASTTPDQLYLSLLADTEISPPLRAQAKQYRYGRGCVQIHLALSEPPNWPDKRFNRVGQPHLTNGLDGFTLAIAQGAANLLPSNPTFTVDCSTNLDPTRAPVGKAIMRIQVLEVPIRPRGDAANLIDVGDGRWSRDLTERFTERVLNVVSKHIPNIPSAIIGKYVVTPDTIAKYNPNAGPGDPYGGAHDLGQSYLLRPLPGQPGHQTAIPNVYMLGAATWPGHGINGGSGYIVAQKLLTQ from the coding sequence ATGGATAAATTTGATGTAATTATGATTGGCAGCGGCCATAATGCGTTAATCACGGCTGCCTATTTAACACGAGCCGGGAGAAGTGTATTAGTTTTAGAAAAAAATGACCGTCCAGGAGGATTTCTGCGCACAGAGGAGCTGACATTGCCAGATTTCAAACATGATGTCTATGCTGCTGCTCATCCTCTTTTTACTACCGGACCTGCGTACGCAGATTTAAAAGAAGACTTAGAAGCGCGCGGGCTACGCTATTTAAATACAAACCTGCCGACGGGCGTTTCGATGGAAGATGGACGAACAGCGGTCCTTCCTTCTTCATTTGAGGATTTAATTGCTGAGGCGGAACGGTTGGCACCTGGTGACGGCAAAGCGCTGGCAGCCATGTTTGAACAGTTGAATCCTTTTGTAAACGATGTTTTTGGATTATTTAACATGGATCTTTCCAGTCCTGAAGCTGCACCTATCATCCAGCGTTTACTTCATCACGAGGGCGGCGTGGGTTATTCACCATTTGCAGCATCGCTTGTTTCAACAGCCCGTAATACGGTAAGTTCGCTTCAGTCACCTGTGACGAGGGCGATGCTTGCTTCTTGGGTTACTCATCTTGGCCGCACACCAGATGAGGTAGGTAGTGGAATTTGGGTGCCGCTTACCGTGATGGCATTGATGGGCGGCGGAATGCCAACACCGGAGGGCGGCAGTGAGAAGTTAGTTCATGCATTAGCTCAGCTGATTAAGGACAAAGGCGGGGAAATTCTTACAGAGACGAATGTCGAGCGGATTTTAGTGGAAAATGGCAGAGCAGTTGGCGTAAGGACCTCAAAGGGGAAAAAATATCGTGCCAATCAAGCGGTTGTGGCCTCCACCACACCTGATCAGCTGTATCTCTCTTTATTAGCCGATACGGAAATATCACCACCACTGCGTGCGCAAGCAAAACAGTATCGATACGGCAGAGGATGTGTGCAAATACATTTAGCTCTGAGTGAGCCGCCAAACTGGCCGGATAAGCGATTTAACCGTGTCGGTCAGCCACATCTAACAAATGGGCTAGACGGATTTACCTTAGCGATTGCCCAAGGAGCAGCTAATCTGCTTCCGTCAAACCCAACCTTTACCGTTGACTGTTCAACAAATCTTGATCCTACGCGGGCACCTGTAGGAAAGGCCATCATGCGTATTCAAGTCTTAGAAGTGCCTATCAGGCCAAGAGGGGATGCTGCAAATCTCATCGATGTGGGGGATGGGAGATGGTCGCGTGATTTGACAGAGCGTTTTACAGAACGCGTGCTAAACGTGGTCAGCAAGCATATACCAAACATCCCAAGCGCGATTATCGGCAAATACGTAGTCACACCAGACACCATTGCTAAATATAACCCGAATGCTGGTCCGGGAGATCCGTATGGCGGTGCACATGATTTAGGTCAGAGTTATCTTTTGAGACCATTACCAGGGCAGCCGGGCCATCAGACTGCAATTCCAAATGTGTATATGCTCGGGGCCGCAACTTGGCCTGGACATGGGATTAATGGAGGATCGGGTTATATAGTGGCTCAGAAACTATTAACACAATAA
- a CDS encoding AMP-binding enzyme encodes MQLNLNSTDPRWGEAVAAGVVLKSESTLTKEEIIEYCRHKLSGYKTPKYVVFRTSLPTTSAGKLLKRSLKDEYQNISQEMEKI; translated from the coding sequence GTGCAACTAAACCTAAATTCAACGGACCCGCGCTGGGGGGAAGCTGTAGCGGCAGGAGTAGTATTAAAAAGTGAATCGACTCTTACAAAAGAGGAGATCATTGAATATTGCCGCCATAAATTATCCGGATACAAAACGCCAAAGTATGTGGTGTTCAGAACCAGCCTGCCGACTACATCAGCCGGAAAATTATTAAAGAGATCGTTGAAAGATGAATACCAAAACATATCACAGGAAATGGAAAAAATATAG
- the bla gene encoding class A beta-lactamase codes for MNNFINALLVLVVAIVPLAGWSMNTNNLSDKPEKAVTKTPAPHIHREFAELESKFDARLGVYAIDTGTNRTVSYRPHERFAYASTYKALAAGALLQHYSIDQLDELVTYKSEDIVPYSPVTKLHVDTGMTLREVIEAAVRYSDNTAGNLLLEKLGGPEGFETALRQIGDKVTEVDRYETDLNSAIPGDTRDTSTPKSLATSLKAFAVSDLLPTEKRKIMTDWMRGNATGDALIRAGAPTGWEVADKSGAGSYGTRNDIAILWPPNRAPIVIAVLSSRDTQNATYNNTLIAEAAKVALNALK; via the coding sequence ATGAATAATTTTATAAATGCCCTGCTTGTGCTAGTGGTTGCAATTGTACCCCTCGCCGGCTGGTCGATGAACACCAATAACCTTTCTGACAAGCCCGAAAAGGCAGTCACCAAAACACCAGCACCCCATATACACCGTGAGTTTGCAGAACTCGAGAGCAAATTTGACGCCCGGCTGGGAGTCTACGCTATCGATACGGGTACAAATCGGACCGTCTCCTATCGGCCTCATGAGCGGTTCGCTTACGCATCTACTTACAAAGCTCTAGCCGCAGGTGCATTGCTGCAGCATTACTCAATTGATCAACTCGACGAGTTAGTCACATACAAAAGCGAGGACATAGTACCGTATTCACCCGTGACAAAGCTTCACGTAGATACTGGGATGACTCTACGGGAAGTTATCGAGGCTGCTGTCCGATATAGCGACAACACCGCCGGGAACCTTTTATTAGAGAAACTGGGAGGCCCAGAGGGGTTTGAAACAGCACTGAGGCAGATTGGCGATAAGGTTACCGAGGTTGATCGCTACGAAACTGATTTGAACTCAGCTATTCCTGGAGATACACGTGACACAAGCACACCAAAATCTCTTGCTACGAGCCTCAAGGCTTTCGCAGTCAGCGATTTGCTCCCTACTGAAAAACGAAAGATCATGACAGATTGGATGCGGGGAAATGCCACTGGAGATGCATTGATCCGTGCTGGTGCACCAACAGGTTGGGAAGTCGCTGACAAGAGTGGGGCGGGAAGCTATGGAACGCGGAATGACATTGCGATTCTTTGGCCGCCGAATAGAGCTCCCATTGTCATCGCAGTCCTATCCAGCCGCGATACACAGAATGCTACCTATAACAATACGCTTATTGCAGAAGCTGCCAAGGTCGCACTTAACGCTCTGAAGTGA
- a CDS encoding PucR family transcriptional regulator, with protein MIKKEGDEYTNAHKASDIHRQLIEELLSNQGIQKVVDILFETTGLTVFIEDEYHQIIVKSGTLPDQLTLNRFRESNTTFVRFSEKLSLLRTPIYYGQQIKGYCSFIYTGDNHPNELDYMIIENAAITSSLILFNESIKVNTEQAIKRSFLNDILEGRLAKEEMYKIAYYLNFNPSSTYWMLTFERFVKEPSIENELAFNEEMIGHIHLYLKERRINSIVSQKLNKIIILIEYPTFEKLHITQSSFIDQLLRHNSRRFSIYRISVGVSSVIQEFAQTITLYNETLAALRTTNNRKNVYYFEDLGIESILFQLQDDVLIERFVNQHIGRLLEADSSEFELIKTLYTFIHNGSSINNTAKELSMSISGLRYRLVKISEILNHDLNDTQYTFTLYLAINILKAKGKIEI; from the coding sequence TTGATCAAAAAGGAGGGGGATGAGTATACAAATGCACATAAAGCGAGTGATATACACCGGCAATTAATTGAGGAACTGCTGTCGAACCAAGGGATACAAAAAGTAGTTGATATTTTATTTGAAACGACTGGTTTAACAGTCTTTATTGAAGATGAATATCATCAAATCATTGTAAAATCAGGAACCCTTCCAGATCAGCTTACTTTAAATAGATTTAGAGAATCGAACACAACATTTGTACGTTTTTCCGAAAAGCTTTCATTGTTACGCACCCCGATTTATTATGGCCAACAAATTAAAGGCTATTGCTCTTTCATTTATACAGGAGACAATCACCCTAACGAGCTGGATTATATGATTATTGAAAATGCAGCAATAACATCTTCGCTAATCTTGTTCAATGAAAGTATAAAGGTTAATACGGAGCAAGCGATTAAACGGAGCTTCTTAAATGATATATTGGAAGGGCGATTAGCAAAAGAGGAAATGTATAAAATCGCCTATTATTTAAATTTCAACCCTTCTTCGACGTATTGGATGCTGACGTTTGAACGATTTGTAAAGGAACCAAGTATTGAAAATGAATTAGCATTTAATGAAGAAATGATTGGTCATATTCATTTGTATTTGAAAGAGCGTCGTATCAATTCGATTGTTTCACAGAAACTCAACAAAATCATCATACTAATTGAGTACCCAACTTTTGAAAAATTACATATAACCCAGTCCTCATTTATAGATCAATTATTAAGACATAATTCACGGCGCTTCTCAATATATAGGATCTCAGTTGGTGTCAGCTCTGTCATCCAAGAGTTTGCCCAAACGATAACACTATACAATGAAACATTGGCGGCATTACGTACAACGAACAATCGAAAAAATGTCTATTATTTCGAAGACTTGGGAATCGAAAGCATTTTATTCCAATTGCAGGATGATGTGTTGATTGAGCGGTTTGTGAATCAACATATTGGCAGATTGTTAGAAGCAGATAGTAGTGAATTTGAGTTAATCAAAACATTATATACTTTTATACATAATGGAAGCAGTATTAACAATACGGCAAAGGAATTATCCATGTCGATTAGCGGATTACGCTATCGGTTGGTCAAAATTAGTGAGATTTTAAACCATGATCTTAATGACACACAATATACCTTCACACTTTATCTAGCGATTAATATTCTAAAAGCTAAAGGGAAAATTGAGATTTAG
- a CDS encoding acyl-CoA dehydrogenase family protein, which translates to MAVNLLEVKKTPNKEELLKRAKEVGLLAEKYSLKADQDSKLPDEVIEKIKEAGFHKLMRPKAYGGQYLDYFTFGEIIRTIANHSVAAAWLSYFFVIHETWVAFLPKESRDELYNHGGLMADVFAPVGKVTDDGEGYRLSGQWNFCSGVLWSDWIGLGAIAKLKDGTEPEYCMFIVNKEEAEIIHNWDAMGLRGSGSNAVKVDNVYIPPNRIFHATRVINGAGPADGNFDPDYQLFKVPYIPWFLMGFQFIQIGGVERLIEIFQEKTENRIRVFNNNANEKEAASSQRVLAELKLQLSALKGLANEYCEKLTYYEQNGMTTLDEEEREKLFGIRGHIAKTSSEMALRIILTLGGNSVFKGQPTELFVRDLMTAASHPTHHYEDAMASYGKSIFGFKGNPIW; encoded by the coding sequence ATGGCAGTTAATCTTTTAGAAGTTAAAAAGACTCCTAACAAAGAGGAACTTCTTAAAAGGGCAAAAGAAGTTGGATTATTGGCTGAAAAATACTCTTTAAAGGCGGATCAAGATTCAAAGCTTCCAGATGAAGTGATAGAAAAAATTAAAGAAGCTGGTTTTCATAAGCTAATGCGACCGAAAGCTTATGGTGGTCAATATTTGGATTACTTTACGTTTGGTGAAATTATCCGGACAATCGCCAATCATAGTGTCGCTGCTGCCTGGTTAAGTTACTTCTTTGTGATTCATGAAACCTGGGTTGCATTTTTGCCAAAAGAAAGCCGTGATGAATTATACAATCATGGTGGATTAATGGCAGACGTATTTGCTCCTGTCGGGAAAGTAACAGATGATGGCGAAGGCTATCGCCTATCAGGTCAATGGAACTTCTGCAGTGGCGTGCTTTGGAGTGATTGGATTGGTTTAGGTGCAATTGCCAAGTTAAAGGACGGCACAGAGCCGGAATATTGTATGTTTATTGTAAATAAAGAGGAAGCGGAAATTATCCATAACTGGGATGCCATGGGCTTGCGCGGCTCAGGAAGTAACGCGGTAAAAGTTGACAACGTTTACATTCCGCCGAACCGTATTTTCCATGCAACTCGTGTCATTAACGGTGCAGGTCCAGCAGATGGTAATTTTGATCCTGACTATCAATTATTCAAAGTACCATATATCCCATGGTTCTTAATGGGATTCCAATTTATTCAGATTGGCGGCGTTGAAAGACTGATTGAAATCTTTCAAGAAAAAACAGAAAACAGAATTCGCGTTTTCAACAATAATGCAAATGAAAAAGAAGCTGCTAGCAGCCAGCGCGTATTGGCAGAATTAAAACTACAATTAAGTGCTTTAAAAGGCTTAGCAAATGAATATTGTGAGAAGTTAACGTATTACGAGCAAAATGGCATGACAACATTGGATGAAGAAGAACGTGAAAAATTGTTTGGGATCCGTGGGCATATAGCGAAGACGTCTTCCGAGATGGCACTCCGTATTATACTCACGTTAGGAGGGAACTCCGTATTTAAAGGTCAGCCTACTGAATTATTTGTACGTGACCTTATGACAGCGGCTTCTCACCCGACGCACCATTACGAAGATGCAATGGCTTCATACGGCAAGTCAATCTTTGGCTTTAAAGGAAACCCAATTTGGTAA
- a CDS encoding BlaR1 family beta-lactam sensor/signal transducer: MDTMLMRLLVSTIVVSLLIFIILLIKKLLNNHMTLKAHYHIWYFLGIPILATILPWNNFHFVEGTQYFKSLLFFHRDAPSTSEGINGVDAFQAPNSDLLHDFTVSVNKATPDFVYHTFFTVWVIGVVVFVVAAVYSNYQIYQMKKSAVAVNNQKLNELLEVCKELVGVKSNVRLRETSLITSPITVGIFQPYIFLPRKTLEAFSLNELKYVILHELHHHKSKDLFVNYIMWMFSIIYWFNPVVWYAIKRIRIDRELACDASVLNLLDESGYIEYGHTIIRFADKKYDRTLEQFAPGIGGTKKQIKQRIQCIANFSSDSLLLKWKSKVICSVLGIVVLILAPITTVIASPDDVYHFSGKNAVYEDLSAYFEGYKGSFVLYNPSKDQYQIYNREMSEQRISPNSTYKIYSALFALESNVISTNNNKQEWDGKFYPYQEWNQNQNLTTALSRSVNWYFQNTDREVGRKQLQDYFHKIKYGNKDLSGNLDSYWMESSLKISPIEQVQLLYQLEENQWGFKSENIKAVKKSILIDVQKNKRLYGKTGTGMINEKNVNGWFIGFVDNGENRYYFAINIQNKDGQAQGSKAAEIAKQILQHKKIY, from the coding sequence ATGGATACCATGCTGATGCGGCTATTGGTTAGTACGATCGTGGTATCCCTCCTTATTTTCATCATTCTATTAATCAAAAAGCTATTAAACAATCATATGACGTTGAAAGCACATTATCATATATGGTATTTTCTTGGCATTCCAATCCTTGCTACCATTTTACCTTGGAATAATTTTCACTTTGTAGAAGGAACTCAGTATTTTAAAAGCTTACTTTTTTTTCATAGAGACGCACCTTCGACGAGCGAAGGGATTAATGGAGTGGATGCCTTTCAGGCGCCAAACAGCGATTTATTACATGATTTCACGGTATCGGTAAATAAGGCAACGCCCGATTTCGTCTACCATACATTTTTTACAGTTTGGGTCATTGGGGTGGTTGTTTTTGTTGTGGCTGCTGTTTATTCAAACTATCAAATCTATCAAATGAAAAAGTCAGCTGTGGCTGTTAATAACCAAAAGTTAAATGAACTATTAGAAGTGTGCAAAGAGTTGGTTGGGGTGAAAAGCAACGTAAGGCTGCGGGAGACCTCTCTTATTACCTCCCCTATCACGGTAGGGATTTTTCAACCCTATATTTTTTTACCAAGGAAAACGCTAGAAGCATTCTCGTTAAATGAATTAAAGTACGTGATTTTGCACGAGCTGCATCATCATAAAAGTAAAGATCTGTTCGTGAATTACATTATGTGGATGTTTAGTATCATTTATTGGTTTAACCCGGTCGTCTGGTATGCCATAAAAAGGATTCGAATCGATCGGGAATTGGCCTGTGATGCTTCCGTTTTAAATCTCTTGGATGAGAGTGGATATATCGAATATGGGCATACCATCATTCGGTTTGCAGATAAAAAATATGATCGTACCCTTGAACAGTTTGCTCCAGGTATAGGAGGGACAAAAAAACAAATCAAACAAAGAATCCAGTGCATTGCAAACTTCTCTAGCGATTCTCTATTATTGAAATGGAAAAGCAAGGTCATCTGCTCAGTTTTAGGAATTGTTGTGCTAATCCTTGCTCCAATCACCACCGTTATTGCCAGCCCAGATGATGTGTATCATTTTAGCGGGAAAAATGCGGTCTATGAAGATCTAAGCGCATATTTTGAAGGTTACAAGGGCAGCTTTGTTTTATATAATCCCTCTAAAGATCAATATCAAATTTATAATCGAGAGATGAGTGAACAGCGAATATCTCCTAATAGCACATATAAAATATATTCTGCCTTATTTGCATTGGAATCCAATGTGATTTCCACAAATAACAATAAACAGGAGTGGGATGGGAAATTTTATCCCTATCAAGAATGGAATCAAAATCAAAATTTAACGACTGCCTTGAGCCGTTCCGTGAATTGGTATTTCCAAAATACCGATCGTGAGGTAGGGAGAAAGCAGCTACAAGATTATTTTCACAAGATAAAATACGGGAATAAGGATCTTTCAGGTAATTTGGATAGTTACTGGATGGAATCTTCCTTAAAAATATCACCAATAGAACAAGTCCAATTATTATACCAATTAGAAGAAAATCAATGGGGTTTTAAATCGGAAAATATCAAAGCGGTAAAAAAATCAATTCTAATAGATGTGCAAAAGAATAAGCGTTTGTATGGTAAAACGGGAACCGGCATGATTAATGAAAAGAATGTAAATGGCTGGTTTATTGGCTTTGTCGATAATGGTGAAAATCGTTATTATTTCGCCATTAATATTCAAAATAAGGATGGGCAGGCACAAGGAAGCAAGGCAGCGGAGATTGCCAAGCAGATTCTGCAACATAAAAAGATATATTAA
- a CDS encoding peptidoglycan D,D-transpeptidase FtsI family protein — MKQKKQKENIVIIRSRLNALFTMVFVLFSILILRLGVIQIIKGEVFAAQAKRTDVTPVSYSVPRGKIYDTNHKLVVYNIPEKAIIYTPPKNPQPGELLELANKLNTFLDMTDKEINKVTDRDLKDIWLVVHNNGTDLITKKEEKLYQQKKLNDEDLYRLKLKRITESDLKAMDKNLASIYRKLSSAIALTPSVIKNENVTEEEFAKVNENLEDLPGVDGTTDWKRGKTYGETFWNMLGEVTSEDEGLTAEKVDYYTARGYSLNDRVGKSYIEELYDGVLHGQKEKVKTVTDQNGNVVSTDIVSEGKSGNDIVLTIDMDFQAQVENIMQEELVSAIQKPHTDTLDTAFVVAMEPKTGHILAMSGKVYNRQSRKFTDFTPGAFTYAFEQGSVVKGATVLTGYQTGVRDFGEIVLDEVMQFKGSGTFSSYEVMNRINELEALERSSNVYMWKTAIEIMGGKYTPNGTLNIDPKKIETIRYYFNQFGLGIPTGIDFNNETAGIKGTNTSTYFQIAIGQLDTYTPMQIAQYITTIANGGYRMKPQLVKEIREPNMNGNEPGNVIDEIEPVVLNQVDMSEEMIKRVQQGFWQVTHGAKGTARGYFKDEPYNAAGKTGTSESYKNGVKTWNLSFAGYAPFNDPEIAIAVIVPNAYRDGYAQPHSAANIISQRVFRAYFDPNEKGQQTTK; from the coding sequence TTGAAGCAGAAAAAACAGAAAGAAAATATAGTAATAATCCGATCGAGACTGAATGCTCTCTTTACCATGGTCTTTGTTCTTTTTTCTATCCTGATTCTCCGCCTTGGCGTGATTCAAATTATCAAAGGGGAAGTCTTTGCGGCTCAGGCAAAGAGGACAGATGTGACGCCCGTCAGCTATTCCGTTCCGCGCGGGAAAATATACGATACGAATCATAAGTTAGTAGTCTACAACATTCCGGAAAAGGCGATTATCTATACACCACCGAAAAATCCCCAGCCGGGCGAATTGCTTGAACTGGCCAATAAGTTAAATACCTTTCTGGACATGACTGATAAAGAGATCAATAAAGTAACAGATCGGGATTTGAAAGATATCTGGCTGGTTGTACATAACAATGGCACGGATTTAATCACAAAGAAGGAGGAGAAATTATACCAACAGAAAAAGCTAAATGACGAGGATTTATATCGATTAAAATTGAAGCGCATTACAGAAAGCGATCTAAAGGCAATGGACAAAAACTTGGCGTCGATTTATCGGAAACTGTCATCGGCCATCGCTCTAACACCGTCAGTGATCAAAAATGAAAATGTAACAGAGGAAGAATTTGCGAAGGTCAATGAAAATCTGGAAGACTTGCCGGGTGTGGATGGCACGACCGATTGGAAAAGGGGCAAGACCTATGGGGAAACATTTTGGAATATGCTTGGGGAAGTAACAAGTGAAGATGAAGGTTTAACGGCAGAAAAGGTAGATTACTATACAGCTAGAGGGTACAGCCTGAATGACCGCGTCGGGAAAAGCTATATTGAAGAGCTATATGATGGCGTGTTGCATGGCCAAAAAGAAAAGGTAAAAACGGTAACAGATCAAAATGGAAATGTGGTGAGTACAGACATTGTATCGGAAGGGAAGAGCGGCAACGATATTGTTCTGACCATTGATATGGACTTCCAAGCCCAAGTGGAAAATATTATGCAGGAAGAGTTAGTTAGTGCAATCCAAAAGCCGCATACGGATACCCTTGACACTGCCTTTGTTGTGGCAATGGAACCGAAAACAGGTCACATTCTGGCGATGTCAGGAAAAGTGTATAACAGGCAGTCCCGGAAGTTTACCGATTTTACACCTGGAGCCTTCACTTATGCGTTTGAACAGGGTTCCGTTGTAAAAGGGGCAACCGTATTAACTGGATATCAAACGGGAGTCAGGGATTTCGGGGAAATCGTGCTGGATGAGGTCATGCAATTTAAAGGGTCGGGAACCTTTTCCTCCTACGAAGTTATGAACAGAATTAACGAATTAGAGGCATTAGAGCGTTCATCGAACGTATATATGTGGAAAACAGCGATTGAAATTATGGGCGGCAAGTATACTCCCAATGGCACACTGAATATCGATCCGAAAAAAATTGAAACCATCCGCTATTATTTCAATCAATTTGGTTTAGGTATCCCGACAGGTATTGATTTTAATAATGAGACGGCAGGAATTAAAGGAACCAATACTAGCACCTACTTTCAAATTGCCATCGGACAATTAGATACCTATACACCGATGCAAATTGCCCAGTATATTACAACGATTGCCAATGGAGGATACCGGATGAAGCCTCAATTAGTAAAGGAGATTCGTGAACCCAATATGAATGGCAATGAACCGGGTAATGTAATCGATGAAATCGAACCAGTGGTGCTAAATCAGGTGGATATGAGTGAGGAGATGATTAAGCGGGTTCAACAAGGTTTTTGGCAGGTTACCCATGGTGCCAAAGGAACAGCGAGAGGATATTTTAAAGACGAACCGTACAATGCCGCGGGTAAAACTGGAACCTCGGAATCCTATAAAAATGGGGTGAAGACTTGGAATCTTTCTTTTGCTGGTTATGCTCCATTCAATGATCCCGAGATTGCCATTGCCGTTATTGTACCCAATGCCTACCGAGATGGTTATGCTCAGCCGCACAGTGCAGCTAATATCATCAGCCAGCGTGTATTTCGGGCATATTTTGACCCTAATGAAAAAGGACAGCAAACTACAAAATGA
- a CDS encoding CBO0543 family protein: MAFDKGLAQSERAYNQLTEVSSLFAKIVKEEFLSTWQWWFGLALFIVPWIVWFKLRKKDSTGRLLLGGLLTIILSLTIDLAALSLGLWSYPMVIIPLAPFLFLPYHFSLAPVAVMLALQIKPKMNPLLKGIIFSSIAAFGGMNFFNAIDFYNPKDWSTLYDFIIFLTFYFAAYSVTKIENYSKFDKGKD, from the coding sequence TTGGCATTTGATAAGGGACTCGCTCAATCAGAAAGAGCATATAATCAGTTAACTGAGGTCAGTTCCTTATTTGCAAAAATAGTGAAGGAAGAATTTCTCTCAACATGGCAATGGTGGTTTGGTCTCGCACTATTTATTGTACCATGGATTGTTTGGTTTAAACTCAGGAAGAAAGATAGCACGGGACGGCTCCTTTTAGGTGGCCTGCTGACTATAATATTATCACTTACAATAGATCTTGCTGCCTTATCTTTAGGGCTCTGGTCATATCCTATGGTAATTATCCCTCTAGCACCTTTTCTATTTTTGCCCTATCACTTTTCTTTAGCACCCGTTGCAGTAATGTTAGCGCTTCAAATTAAACCAAAAATGAATCCCTTGTTGAAGGGTATCATATTTTCTTCAATTGCGGCATTTGGAGGAATGAATTTCTTTAATGCCATCGACTTCTACAACCCTAAGGACTGGTCTACTCTATATGATTTTATTATTTTTTTAACTTTTTACTTTGCAGCTTATTCGGTTACAAAGATTGAGAACTATTCTAAATTTGATAAGGGAAAAGACTGA
- a CDS encoding BlaI/MecI/CopY family transcriptional regulator: MKEIPQISEAEYEVMQVIWNFEPISTPEVVEKLSNKSDWKPNTIHTMLSRLVKKKALHARKDGRVFIYTSLVEKHEYVEQKSKSFLQQFFGGTLNSMILNFIENDKLSNEDISELKKILSMRDKKGEK, translated from the coding sequence ATGAAGGAGATTCCACAAATATCAGAAGCAGAATATGAAGTGATGCAGGTTATATGGAACTTTGAGCCGATCTCGACTCCTGAGGTAGTGGAGAAATTATCGAATAAGAGTGATTGGAAGCCAAATACCATTCACACCATGCTGTCGCGCCTAGTTAAGAAAAAGGCTTTGCACGCAAGAAAAGATGGCCGAGTGTTTATTTATACTTCACTCGTTGAAAAACACGAATATGTTGAGCAAAAAAGTAAATCCTTTCTGCAGCAGTTTTTCGGCGGCACGTTAAATTCAATGATATTAAATTTTATTGAAAATGATAAGTTATCCAATGAAGATATTTCGGAATTAAAGAAAATATTATCCATGAGAGACAAGAAAGGGGAAAAATAA